A window of the Nitrospirae bacterium YQR-1 genome harbors these coding sequences:
- a CDS encoding formylglycine-generating enzyme family protein: protein MQKIVIILVLILLSITSSLILKEQAYGETYTDPVTAMEFVKIKNGLYMGKFEVTNAQFRKYRPDHNSREFKGNSLNGDTQPAVYVSANDADDFAKWLSDKTGMKYRLPTNKDWESACKAGTDKDKYWVTEDDACLYANVEDKSAQGDSSSSAQFKCDDGFAVTAPAGSKMPNNLGLYDMLGNVWEWSGDISNDTLFIHGGSWDFHGIVSCTFRNSRKTGMYDAAIGFRLVLEK from the coding sequence ATGCAAAAAATAGTAATCATTCTGGTTTTGATATTGCTATCGATAACAAGCAGCCTGATTCTTAAAGAACAAGCATATGGTGAGACATACACCGACCCTGTTACAGCTATGGAGTTTGTGAAGATTAAAAATGGCTTATATATGGGTAAATTTGAGGTGACAAACGCTCAATTCAGAAAGTACAGGCCTGACCATAATAGCAGAGAATTTAAAGGAAACTCACTAAATGGAGATACGCAACCTGCGGTTTATGTGTCCGCTAATGATGCGGATGATTTTGCTAAATGGCTGTCGGATAAAACAGGGATGAAATACAGACTGCCTACAAATAAGGACTGGGAGAGTGCCTGTAAGGCAGGAACAGATAAAGATAAGTACTGGGTTACAGAAGATGATGCATGTCTTTATGCCAACGTGGAAGATAAATCGGCACAGGGTGATAGTTCATCTTCTGCGCAATTCAAGTGTGACGATGGTTTTGCAGTAACAGCGCCGGCAGGCAGTAAGATGCCAAACAATTTGGGGTTGTACGATATGTTAGGAAATGTGTGGGAGTGGTCCGGTGACATAAGCAATGATACCCTCTTTATACATGGCGGCAGTTGGGATTTTCATGGGATTGTATCGTGTACATTTCGCAATAGCAGAAAAACAGGCATGTATGATGCTGCCATAGGGTTTCGTCTTGTTCTTGAAAAGTAG